The following are encoded in a window of Kitasatospora sp. NBC_01250 genomic DNA:
- a CDS encoding beta-ketoacyl-ACP synthase III, producing MTGSRIVALGHYQPAKVLTNDDLAVLVDTDDEWIRSRVGIRARHIAESETLVDLATEAAQKALAASGFAPADIDLVVVATCTAVERSPNTACAVAARLGIPSPAAYDINTVCSGFSYALATADHAIRAGAATRALVIGAERMSDTIDWTDRSTCVIFADGAGAAVVEAQPADCEPGIGPVVWGSEPEKTDAVTITGWKPVISQQGQAVFRWATTQIAPLARQTCERAGIEPSKLKGFVAHQANLRIIDSIAAKLGATDAVIARDVVDSGNTSAASIPLALSKLVERGELSSGDPVLLFGFGGGLAYAGQVIRCP from the coding sequence ATGACCGGTTCCCGCATTGTGGCGCTCGGCCACTACCAGCCCGCCAAGGTCCTCACCAACGACGACCTGGCGGTTCTGGTCGACACGGACGACGAGTGGATCCGCAGTCGGGTGGGCATCCGCGCGCGGCACATCGCCGAGAGCGAGACGCTCGTCGACCTCGCCACCGAGGCGGCGCAGAAGGCGCTGGCCGCGAGCGGGTTCGCCCCGGCGGACATCGACCTCGTGGTGGTGGCCACCTGTACCGCCGTGGAGCGCAGCCCCAACACCGCCTGCGCGGTGGCTGCGCGCCTCGGCATCCCCAGCCCCGCCGCCTACGACATCAACACCGTCTGTTCGGGCTTCTCCTACGCGCTGGCCACCGCGGACCACGCGATCCGGGCCGGTGCGGCGACCCGGGCGCTGGTGATCGGCGCCGAGCGGATGTCCGACACCATCGACTGGACCGACCGCAGCACCTGCGTGATCTTCGCCGACGGCGCCGGAGCAGCGGTGGTCGAGGCCCAGCCGGCGGACTGCGAGCCCGGCATCGGCCCGGTGGTCTGGGGCTCGGAGCCGGAGAAGACCGACGCGGTGACCATCACCGGGTGGAAGCCGGTGATCAGCCAGCAGGGCCAGGCGGTCTTCCGCTGGGCCACCACCCAGATCGCGCCGCTGGCCCGGCAGACCTGCGAGCGGGCCGGGATCGAGCCGAGCAAGCTCAAGGGCTTCGTGGCCCACCAGGCGAACCTGCGGATCATCGACTCGATCGCCGCCAAGCTCGGCGCCACCGACGCCGTGATCGCCCGCGACGTGGTCGACTCCGGCAACACCTCGGCCGCCTCGATCCCGCTGGCGCTCAGCAAGCTGGTCGAGCGCGGTGAGCTGAGCAGCGGCGATCCGGTGCTGCTCTTCGGCTTCGGCGGCGGGCTGGCCTACGCGGGCCAGGTGATCCGCTGCCCCTGA
- a CDS encoding serine/threonine-protein kinase, whose product MDQLTAQDPRRIGPFEVLGRLGAGGMGLVYLARSASGRRVAIKTVRAELAEDELFRVRFAREIAAAKTVGGFYTAAVVDADADARVPWLATAYVPAPSLEDLVGECGPLPVDAVRWLIAGIAEALQSIHAAGLVHRDLKPSNVLVVEDGPRVIDFGIAAGVSNSRLTMTNVAVGTPAYMSPEQAKDSRSVTGASDVFSLGSLLVFCATGHAPYHGGNPVETVFKLLREQPDLSGLPVELVDLVRACMRPAQEHRPTPAQIQAELAPHLFSGDDAGEEGGTWLPPEALDFIERKRRPRPVPAPRVSPAPAAPMTAPPGIPPLPAGPPPVPAPYLAAHAGPAVPESHWGPPPVPPLPPRTSAPARPEGVDPRTGALGPLGSTAMAQAAGSSAVGRPAMGQAGTGQGTTGQAGPGQGADGEVATAKLGSAHRHRRDPAQEIQLSGASVRIGPGPQAHGVEPAPPAAAPGWSSPTPAETDWVRRADGTAGAPAAGPTAAATASAATVERTAPGRWRPWRFRMSNDVWGTPVVADGTLFISSFEVHALDIASGRRRYKTRDVAWAVAVDAGRLHAADGPHLYTVDVADGTERWRTSLDGWVYALDAADGVLCCGLRGGGVQVRSSANGAELWRVEDAQQDYENPQSGPALLAGSVYYYGGGRLRCVDARGGLPRWTFPVGEDVPSRPAVRGGLVYVTAGTAVYALDAASGAQRWRFEAPVVLFTPPVLDDSATPAVYVADYLGTLYALDGATGRVRWQGRTASRQGAEPVVLAGRSALIASGDTLYAFDTVSGRELWRYAARGEIVGAPAAADGLVHLGSRDHSLHTLDLATGRLRWELGTKGELTGSPVAALGRVFVSSKDRCVYALDAVYGTAVPEQR is encoded by the coding sequence GTGGACCAGCTGACGGCGCAGGATCCGAGACGGATCGGGCCGTTCGAGGTGCTCGGGCGCCTCGGCGCCGGTGGGATGGGGCTGGTGTACCTGGCGCGGTCCGCCTCGGGGCGGCGGGTGGCCATCAAGACCGTGCGCGCCGAGCTCGCCGAGGACGAGCTGTTCCGGGTCCGCTTCGCGCGCGAGATCGCCGCGGCCAAGACGGTCGGCGGTTTCTACACCGCGGCCGTGGTGGACGCCGACGCGGACGCCCGGGTGCCGTGGCTGGCCACCGCCTACGTCCCCGCGCCCTCGCTGGAGGACCTGGTCGGCGAGTGCGGGCCGCTGCCGGTGGACGCGGTGCGCTGGCTGATCGCCGGCATCGCCGAGGCGCTGCAGTCCATCCACGCCGCGGGCCTGGTGCACCGTGACCTCAAGCCGTCCAATGTGCTGGTGGTCGAGGACGGCCCGCGGGTGATCGACTTCGGGATCGCGGCCGGTGTCTCGAACAGCCGGCTGACCATGACCAACGTGGCGGTCGGCACGCCCGCCTACATGTCGCCGGAACAGGCCAAGGACAGCCGCAGCGTCACGGGGGCCAGCGACGTCTTCTCGCTCGGTTCGCTGCTGGTCTTCTGCGCCACCGGGCACGCGCCCTACCACGGCGGCAACCCGGTGGAGACGGTCTTCAAGCTGCTGCGCGAGCAGCCGGACCTGTCCGGGCTGCCGGTGGAGCTGGTGGACCTGGTCCGGGCCTGCATGCGGCCCGCGCAGGAGCACCGGCCCACGCCCGCGCAGATCCAGGCGGAGCTGGCCCCGCACCTGTTCTCCGGGGACGACGCGGGGGAGGAGGGCGGCACCTGGCTGCCGCCGGAGGCGCTGGACTTCATCGAGCGCAAGCGCCGTCCGCGCCCCGTGCCGGCCCCGCGGGTGTCGCCCGCCCCGGCCGCGCCGATGACCGCACCGCCCGGGATCCCGCCGCTGCCGGCCGGTCCGCCGCCGGTGCCCGCACCCTACCTGGCGGCGCACGCCGGGCCGGCCGTGCCGGAGAGCCACTGGGGGCCGCCGCCGGTCCCGCCGCTGCCGCCGCGGACGAGCGCGCCGGCCAGGCCCGAGGGGGTGGACCCGCGCACGGGCGCGCTGGGGCCGCTGGGGTCCACAGCGATGGCGCAGGCGGCCGGCTCCTCGGCGGTCGGCCGCCCGGCCATGGGGCAGGCCGGGACCGGCCAGGGCACGACCGGTCAGGCCGGGCCGGGACAGGGCGCGGACGGCGAGGTGGCCACCGCCAAGCTCGGCTCGGCCCACCGGCACCGGCGCGACCCGGCGCAGGAGATCCAGCTCTCCGGTGCCTCGGTGCGGATAGGGCCGGGGCCGCAGGCGCACGGCGTGGAGCCGGCCCCGCCGGCGGCGGCGCCCGGCTGGTCGTCGCCGACGCCCGCCGAGACCGACTGGGTGCGCCGGGCCGACGGCACGGCGGGCGCGCCCGCCGCCGGTCCGACCGCCGCCGCCACGGCCTCCGCCGCCACCGTCGAGCGGACGGCGCCGGGCCGCTGGCGGCCGTGGCGGTTCCGGATGTCCAACGACGTCTGGGGCACGCCGGTGGTCGCCGACGGCACCCTGTTCATCTCCAGCTTCGAGGTGCACGCCCTGGACATCGCCTCGGGCCGGCGCCGCTACAAGACCCGGGACGTGGCCTGGGCGGTGGCGGTGGACGCCGGGCGGCTGCACGCCGCCGACGGCCCGCACCTCTACACGGTGGACGTCGCTGACGGCACCGAGCGCTGGCGCACCTCGCTGGACGGCTGGGTCTACGCGCTGGACGCGGCCGACGGGGTGCTCTGCTGCGGGCTGCGCGGCGGCGGGGTGCAGGTGCGCTCCAGCGCCAACGGCGCCGAGCTGTGGCGGGTGGAGGACGCCCAGCAGGACTACGAGAACCCGCAGTCCGGCCCGGCGCTGCTGGCGGGTTCGGTCTACTACTACGGCGGCGGGCGGCTGCGCTGCGTGGACGCCCGCGGCGGGCTGCCGCGCTGGACCTTCCCGGTCGGCGAGGACGTGCCGTCCCGTCCCGCGGTCCGCGGCGGCCTGGTCTACGTCACGGCGGGGACGGCGGTGTACGCGCTGGACGCGGCGAGCGGGGCGCAGCGCTGGCGGTTCGAGGCGCCGGTGGTGCTCTTCACCCCGCCGGTGCTGGACGATTCGGCCACCCCGGCCGTCTACGTGGCCGACTACCTCGGCACCCTCTACGCGCTGGACGGCGCCACCGGGCGGGTGCGCTGGCAGGGCCGCACCGCGAGCCGGCAGGGCGCCGAGCCGGTGGTGCTGGCCGGGCGCAGCGCGCTGATCGCCAGCGGGGACACCCTCTACGCCTTCGACACGGTGAGCGGGCGGGAGCTGTGGCGCTACGCGGCGCGCGGCGAGATCGTCGGCGCCCCGGCGGCTGCGGACGGTCTGGTCCACCTGGGCAGCCGGGACCACTCGCTGCACACCCTGGACCTCGCCACCGGGCGGCTGCGCTGGGAGCTGGGGACCAAGGGCGAGCTGACGGGCTCTCCGGTGGCCGCGCTCGGCCGGGTCTTCGTGAGCAGCAAGGACCGCTGCGTCTACGCGCTGGACGCGGTCTACGGAACGGCGGTGCCCGAGCAGCGTTAG
- a CDS encoding TetR family transcriptional regulator, translating into MTGQVRTVDGRVAGRRGQETRQKLLDCLREMLSTSPYRDVKVIDVARMAGTSPATFYQYFPDVEGAVLEIAEEMAKDSVELKELIDGKSWAGKSGATTSEELVDGFLAFWRKNDAILRVVTLGAAEGDKRFFKIRMTVLNSVAKPLADAVKDLQAKGQADKAQDAAAVAGSLISLLASAAEHQKAFTSWGVKVKDLKPTLAPLVYLGVTGKKPPR; encoded by the coding sequence ATGACAGGACAAGTTCGCACCGTCGACGGTCGCGTCGCCGGGCGACGCGGACAGGAGACGCGGCAGAAGCTGCTCGACTGCCTCCGCGAGATGCTCAGCACGTCGCCGTACCGGGACGTCAAGGTCATCGACGTCGCCCGTATGGCGGGTACCTCCCCCGCGACCTTCTACCAGTACTTCCCGGATGTCGAGGGCGCCGTCCTCGAGATCGCCGAGGAAATGGCCAAGGACTCCGTCGAGCTCAAAGAGCTGATCGACGGAAAGTCCTGGGCAGGAAAGTCCGGTGCCACCACCTCCGAAGAACTGGTGGACGGATTCCTCGCCTTCTGGCGCAAGAACGACGCCATTCTGCGCGTGGTCACCCTTGGTGCCGCAGAAGGGGACAAGCGGTTCTTCAAGATCCGTATGACGGTCCTCAACTCGGTCGCCAAGCCGCTCGCGGATGCCGTCAAGGACCTCCAGGCCAAGGGCCAGGCCGACAAGGCGCAGGACGCCGCGGCGGTGGCCGGCTCGCTGATCTCGCTGCTCGCATCGGCGGCGGAGCATCAGAAGGCCTTCACCTCCTGGGGCGTCAAGGTCAAGGACCTCAAGCCCACCCTCGCCCCCCTGGTCTACCTGGGCGTCACCGGCAAGAAGCCTCCCAGGTAG